From a single Hymenobacter sp. YIM 151500-1 genomic region:
- a CDS encoding proline iminopeptidase-family hydrolase, which produces MLTHVRYALLLLLTAACSSPSPEQAAAPALTAYFPPADTTRLQTGGVQLVAVSTPKGKFNVWTKRIGNNPRIKLLLLNGGPGATHEYFECMESFLPQEGIEFIYYDQLGCGNSDNPKDTSMWSLPRYVEEVEQVRQALQLDSSNFFLLGHSWGGILAAEYALKYQQHLKGLIISNMMMSCPAYDKYAETVLAKQLKPEVLAEIQQLEARQDFQNPRYMELLMANFYTAHVLRRPLDQWPEPVNRSFSKMNQSLYVTMQGPSEFGISGKLARWDRTHDLPKLQVPVLSIGGQHDTMDPEHMRWIATQVPHGTALICPRGSHMSFYDDQPTYMRGLITFLKGVDKGQKQVKL; this is translated from the coding sequence ATGCTGACACACGTACGCTACGCCCTGCTGCTGCTACTCACGGCCGCCTGCTCCTCCCCCAGCCCTGAGCAGGCGGCGGCCCCCGCCCTCACCGCCTACTTCCCGCCCGCCGACACCACGCGCCTGCAAACCGGCGGCGTGCAGCTGGTAGCCGTGAGCACACCCAAAGGCAAGTTCAACGTCTGGACGAAACGCATTGGGAATAATCCGCGCATCAAGCTGCTCTTGCTCAACGGTGGGCCGGGCGCTACGCACGAGTATTTCGAGTGCATGGAAAGCTTTCTGCCCCAGGAAGGCATCGAGTTCATCTACTACGACCAGCTGGGCTGCGGCAACTCCGACAACCCCAAGGACACCAGTATGTGGAGCCTGCCGCGCTACGTGGAGGAGGTGGAGCAGGTGCGCCAGGCCCTCCAGCTCGACAGCAGCAACTTCTTTCTGCTGGGCCACAGTTGGGGCGGCATTCTGGCCGCCGAGTATGCCCTCAAGTACCAGCAGCACCTGAAGGGCCTCATCATTTCCAACATGATGATGAGTTGCCCCGCCTACGACAAGTACGCCGAAACGGTGCTGGCCAAGCAACTCAAGCCCGAAGTGCTGGCCGAAATTCAGCAGCTGGAAGCCCGCCAGGACTTCCAGAACCCGCGCTACATGGAGCTGCTGATGGCTAACTTCTACACCGCGCACGTGCTGCGCCGCCCGCTGGACCAGTGGCCCGAGCCCGTTAACCGCTCGTTCAGCAAGATGAACCAGTCCTTGTACGTGACCATGCAGGGCCCCAGCGAGTTTGGCATCAGCGGCAAGCTGGCCCGCTGGGACCGGACCCACGACCTGCCCAAGCTGCAAGTGCCCGTGCTCAGCATCGGCGGCCAGCACGACACCATGGACCCCGAGCACATGCGCTGGATTGCCACCCAGGTGCCGCACGGCACGGCCCTTATCTGCCCCCGCGGCTCCCACATGAG